The Ischnura elegans chromosome 1, ioIscEleg1.1, whole genome shotgun sequence genome contains a region encoding:
- the LOC124153518 gene encoding uncharacterized protein LOC124153518, with protein MGEIENYLFIKLIQLTIMYILGLTFLRYQDVIERHLPRIRRKFLNAIHLICFQAGIFINFVFGDDDALYRLHRKMEVVTESSWPSEGAIRQPQGVNIVRWKINQYVVSTSRIDLRNEDDSTRGRAIILRRSHTYHPS; from the exons ATGGGTGAGATAGAAAACTATCTATTTATCAAGTTAATCCAACTGACCATTATGTACATCCTTGGTCTGACGTTCTTGAGATACCAAGACGTGATAGAGAGACACCTGCCAAGGATCAGGCGAAA gTTCTTGAACGCCATCCACCTAATATGTTTTCAAGcgggtatttttataaattttgtattcGGGGACGATGATGCCCTGTACCGACTTCATAGAAAAATGGAAGTCGTTACTGAA TCGTCTTGGCCAAGCGAAGGAGCAATAAGACAGCCACAAGGTGTAAATATTGTGCGGTGGAAAATCAATCAATACGTTGTATCCACATCAAGAATAGATTTGAG GAATGAAGACGATTCCACACGTGGGAGGGCGATCATTCTTCGAAGAAGTCATACTTATCATCCATCATGA